GTTAAAAGGCATTGCATTGAAACTACAACTTTCCGCACCATCCAATAAGCTGTTACAGGCAGAAGCGAGAATTACCGGCTCAAAAAGTGAAACGAACAGGTTGTTGTTGCTACAGGCCCTGTACCCAAATCTTAAAATCGAAAACCTTTCCAATTCTGATGATGCAGTGGTTATGCGAAAAGGCTTGGCCATCTCAAAAGGTGAGGTGGATATTCACCATGCGGGCACCGCCATGCGTTTTCTGACTGCCTATTTCGCCTCTCAACCGGACAAAGAGGTTGTGCTGACAGGTTCTGAACGCATGAAAGAACGCCCCATAAAGATTCTGGTCGATGCCCTTCGCAATCTGGGCGCCGACATTTCCTATGTGGGGCAAGAGGGGTATCCACCCTTAAAAATCAAAGGAAAGAAACTCGTAAAAAACAAAGTTGAACTGCCTGCCAACATCAGCAGTCAGTACATTTCGGCACTTTTGCTTATTGCTCCAAGTTTGAAGAACGGGCTTGAAATTCATTTGATCGGCAAAATCACTTCGGTTCCCTATATCAAAATGACCTTGGGGCTACTTGACCAAATAGGGATGGCAACCGCTTTTGATGGGCAGGTAGTTAAAGTGCATCCCAAAGAAAAAGTGAAGTCCCAAACCATGGTGGTCGAATCGGATTGGAGCGCTGCCAGCTATTTCTATAGCATTGCTGCACTGGCCGAAGTAGGTAGTAAGATTACCCTTTCTTCCTATAAAAAACATTCATTACAGGGCGATAGTGTTTTGGCAGAAATTTATCGTGATTTTGGGGTCGAGACCTATTTTGACCGTAATACGATCCATTTAAAAAAAATATCAAACCCGCAACCCGCAACCTTGGACCTTGAACTAAGTAATGCCCCCGATATCGCACAGACCATTGCGGTTACTTGCCTTGGGCTGCAAATGGGCTGTCATCTTACGGGCCTGCACACGCTGCCCATTAAAGAAACCGACCGTTTGGGTGCCATGAAGGCCGAGCTTGAAAAATTTGGTGCCCAAGTTGGTATTACAAACGAAAGCCTGACTTTGAAACCATCGGCAATAGGCGAATCAAACGTTTCGGTCGACACATACAATGACCATCGTATGGCCTTGGCCTTTGCACCCTTGGCCATGAAAACCTCCTTTTTTGTCAATGATGCCGAGGTGGTTTCGAAATCATATCCTGATTTTTGGCGGGATATGGCTAGACTGGGCCTAAGAATTAAGGAGTAGTAGTCATATTTAATGCCTGATTACTTGACATCCCCCTTTTACAGATTGTATATTTGCAACTTTTATAAAAATCCATAGAACCGAATGAAATCGACATATTCAAAATAATCATTAGATACACAATAAAATGATTGATTTTGATTATCAAAGGTTATATGTGACTGATAAAAAGCAATAAGAAATATACACATGAAACTATCAAACTTCAATTTTGAGCTTCCGAAAGAGTTATTGGCAGAGTATCCGGCAGAAAATAGGGATGAATCTAGGTTAATGGTTGTCCATAGAGACAGCGGTAAGATCGAGCATAAAATGTTCAAAGACCTGATTGACTATTTCGATGAGGGCGATGTAATGGTGTTGAACAATACGAAGGTATTTCCTGCGCGGCTTTATGGCAATAAAGAGAAGACCGGTGCACGAATTGAAGTTTTCTTGCTGCGCGAACTGAACGAAGAACAACGCCTTTGGGATGTTTTGGTAGACCCTGCCCGAAAGATTCGAATCGGCAACAAACTGTATTTTGGCGAAGATGAGAGCTTGGTGGCCGAGGTCATCGACAATACCACCTCTAGGGGCCGCACACTGCGCTTCTTGTACGATGGTTCGTATATGGATTTCCGTAGAAAACTGAAAGAACTCGGTGAAACGCCTTTGCCAAAGTATATCAAACGTGAAGTGGAACCAGAAGATGAGTTACGTTACCAAACCATTTATGCCAAACACGAGGGTGCCGTGGCCGCACCCACTGCCGGGCTCCACTTTTCGAAGCACTTGTTGAAAAGGCTCGAGATCAAGGGTATCGACTTTGCCGAGGTGACACTGCACGTAGGCCTCGGCACGTTTAACCCGGTTGAGGTCGAAGACCTTTCAAAGCATAAAATGGA
This portion of the Flagellimonas lutaonensis genome encodes:
- a CDS encoding 3-phosphoshikimate 1-carboxyvinyltransferase, with the translated sequence MKLQLSAPSNKLLQAEARITGSKSETNRLLLLQALYPNLKIENLSNSDDAVVMRKGLAISKGEVDIHHAGTAMRFLTAYFASQPDKEVVLTGSERMKERPIKILVDALRNLGADISYVGQEGYPPLKIKGKKLVKNKVELPANISSQYISALLLIAPSLKNGLEIHLIGKITSVPYIKMTLGLLDQIGMATAFDGQVVKVHPKEKVKSQTMVVESDWSAASYFYSIAALAEVGSKITLSSYKKHSLQGDSVLAEIYRDFGVETYFDRNTIHLKKISNPQPATLDLELSNAPDIAQTIAVTCLGLQMGCHLTGLHTLPIKETDRLGAMKAELEKFGAQVGITNESLTLKPSAIGESNVSVDTYNDHRMALAFAPLAMKTSFFVNDAEVVSKSYPDFWRDMARLGLRIKE
- the queA gene encoding tRNA preQ1(34) S-adenosylmethionine ribosyltransferase-isomerase QueA — protein: MKLSNFNFELPKELLAEYPAENRDESRLMVVHRDSGKIEHKMFKDLIDYFDEGDVMVLNNTKVFPARLYGNKEKTGARIEVFLLRELNEEQRLWDVLVDPARKIRIGNKLYFGEDESLVAEVIDNTTSRGRTLRFLYDGSYMDFRRKLKELGETPLPKYIKREVEPEDELRYQTIYAKHEGAVAAPTAGLHFSKHLLKRLEIKGIDFAEVTLHVGLGTFNPVEVEDLSKHKMDSEELVIDERATEVVNRAKRNKKKVCAVGTTVMRGLESAVSSEHTLNTFEGWTNKFIFPPYEFSIANCMITNFHLPKSTLLMMVSAFMGHDLMKKAYKQAILEQYRFYSYGDAMLIL